In one window of Paraburkholderia sp. BL10I2N1 DNA:
- a CDS encoding VOC family protein produces MADATKPRAIGFNHVALEVGDIEEALAFYGRIFDFQLRGKNKTMAFIDLGDQFIALQAGRKQPPDDGRHVGLVVDDKEAARAALKAAGVKPIDGPFLDFRDPWGNRIEIVGYDNIQFTKAPNVLRGMGLTQLTKNESAKKELAEKGMAES; encoded by the coding sequence ATGGCTGACGCCACAAAGCCGCGCGCCATCGGCTTCAACCACGTAGCGCTGGAAGTCGGCGATATCGAGGAAGCGCTGGCATTCTATGGCCGCATCTTCGACTTTCAATTGCGCGGCAAGAACAAGACGATGGCCTTCATCGATCTTGGCGACCAATTCATCGCGTTGCAGGCGGGACGCAAACAGCCCCCCGATGACGGCCGGCATGTCGGCCTCGTTGTCGATGACAAGGAGGCGGCGCGCGCTGCCCTCAAGGCGGCGGGGGTCAAGCCGATCGACGGTCCGTTTCTGGATTTCCGCGATCCCTGGGGCAATCGCATCGAGATCGTGGGCTATGACAACATCCAGTTTACCAAGGCTCCGAACGTTTTGCGCGGCATGGGCCTGACGCAATTGACCAAGAACGAAAGCGCGAAAAAGGAGCTGGCGGAAAAAGGGATGGCGGAGAGCTAG
- a CDS encoding malonic semialdehyde reductase: protein MDKRLNEEGMDLLFRQARTHNSWLPKPVSDDTLRELYELMKWCPTSANCSPARILFLRTQEAKERLLSALAPGNIDKTMSAPVTVIIAYDGKFYDKLPKLFPHADARAWFADTPELAEVTARRNSSLQGAYFVLAARSLGLDCGPMSGFDHAKVDHEFFPASAQEGTFQQEYFPDSHIKSNFLCNLGYGDPAGLFPRSPRLDFDEACKLL from the coding sequence ATGGACAAACGATTGAATGAAGAAGGGATGGATCTGCTGTTCCGTCAGGCTCGAACCCACAATAGCTGGCTGCCTAAGCCGGTCAGTGATGACACATTGCGCGAACTCTACGAGCTGATGAAGTGGTGTCCAACGAGCGCAAACTGCAGCCCAGCACGTATTCTGTTCCTGCGCACTCAGGAAGCGAAGGAACGACTTCTGTCGGCATTGGCACCAGGCAATATCGACAAGACGATGAGCGCACCGGTGACTGTCATCATCGCTTATGACGGCAAGTTCTATGACAAGCTGCCTAAACTCTTCCCGCACGCAGATGCGCGAGCCTGGTTCGCCGACACACCGGAACTGGCCGAGGTCACGGCGCGGCGCAATAGCTCGCTACAAGGGGCTTATTTCGTTTTGGCTGCCCGCTCGCTTGGACTGGATTGTGGTCCGATGTCCGGGTTCGATCATGCAAAAGTTGACCATGAATTTTTTCCTGCGAGCGCACAGGAAGGCACCTTCCAGCAGGAGTACTTTCCCGACAGCCACATCAAGTCGAATTTTCTCTGTAATCTGGGCTATGGTGATCCGGCAGGGCTGTTCCCGCGCAGCCCACGCTTGGATTTTGACGAGGCCTGCAAATTGCTCTGA
- a CDS encoding TetR/AcrR family transcriptional regulator has protein sequence MSPKSSIAKNADYHHGNLRNALIEAGRSALMDVSAQDLSLRYLARMVGVSEAAPSRHFSGIDELLATIAASGYRDLAALRVAIRDSEDTALAKAYRMMRVYVEFAQRHNGLFSLMIGPRIVAHQAYPELAEESNRSFGLFSETIEALAIESGWAHSDLKLVTHTAWSMEHGLATLILANRAPRADTKVAIPKLIDFVVMTLLSAITAGPDHLQSVIQQCAILQKPVVTRAARKRAKA, from the coding sequence GTGAGTCCCAAGTCATCTATCGCGAAGAATGCGGATTACCATCATGGCAATCTGCGCAACGCGCTCATCGAAGCGGGGCGCAGTGCGCTCATGGATGTATCAGCACAAGACTTGAGCCTGCGTTACCTCGCGCGCATGGTGGGCGTATCAGAAGCCGCGCCCTCGAGACATTTTTCGGGTATCGACGAACTGCTGGCCACGATCGCGGCGAGTGGTTATCGTGACCTCGCTGCGCTGCGCGTTGCGATCCGTGACAGCGAGGATACGGCGCTTGCCAAAGCGTACCGGATGATGCGGGTGTATGTTGAGTTCGCGCAGCGCCACAACGGGCTATTCAGTCTGATGATAGGGCCTCGCATCGTGGCGCATCAAGCGTATCCAGAACTCGCCGAGGAAAGTAACAGGTCTTTTGGGTTGTTTTCCGAGACGATCGAGGCGCTGGCTATCGAGAGTGGTTGGGCGCACTCCGATCTCAAGCTCGTGACCCATACCGCGTGGAGTATGGAGCATGGTCTCGCCACGCTGATCCTGGCGAACCGCGCGCCGCGCGCGGACACGAAAGTGGCAATACCAAAGTTGATCGACTTCGTCGTGATGACGTTGCTTAGCGCGATCACGGCCGGTCCGGATCACCTCCAGAGTGTGATTCAGCAATGCGCGATCTTGCAGAAGCCAGTGGTTACGCGCGCAGCTCGAAAGCGCGCCAAAGCGTAG
- a CDS encoding MFS transporter has translation MEVVKQAWVDGSSSDDNALLRKAYASAQWRILPILFGLWMLAWVSRSNVAFAKLQMVVDLRFSETVYGLGAGLFFVGYVLFGVPTTMLQKKFGARAVLAGIAGAWGLTSVAMTFVNSAPTFYALRFMLGVFEAGFYPGVVLYFNAWFPGKRRTRNFSIFHSGSLFSTVTIGLTGGVMLEHMNGLAGFQGWRWMFFAQAIPTVVLACVAFMILPDLPRGAKWLSARQRTLVEDDLQKNAETMNDTGADERPLLLNPAVWILSAAYFCLLAAAAALFFFSPTILREAGFGGYKEIGHAVAGACILGALGNVLICSIGGSPQRRRLYCALASVFTAASLSALVFVWHSSTTATFFLLVLGFGGTGAGITLFWQMSVSLLSGKSLVVGVPLISSVANVAGFVTPFLIGYVRDATGAYASGFIMIACVQALGVVVLLFGVQRIVRRRSPVDDVSVRCPT, from the coding sequence ATGGAAGTCGTGAAACAAGCCTGGGTAGACGGGTCATCGTCAGATGACAACGCCCTCCTTCGGAAGGCCTACGCTTCGGCGCAATGGAGGATACTGCCGATACTGTTTGGCTTATGGATGCTGGCGTGGGTCAGTCGTTCGAACGTTGCTTTCGCGAAGTTGCAAATGGTCGTGGATCTGCGATTCAGCGAAACGGTCTATGGATTGGGCGCCGGCCTCTTCTTCGTCGGCTACGTGCTGTTCGGCGTCCCTACCACGATGCTGCAAAAGAAGTTCGGTGCACGCGCCGTGCTTGCTGGTATCGCTGGCGCCTGGGGACTGACGAGTGTCGCGATGACGTTCGTCAATAGCGCGCCGACGTTCTACGCGCTGAGGTTTATGCTCGGTGTGTTCGAGGCCGGTTTCTACCCGGGCGTCGTGTTGTACTTCAATGCGTGGTTCCCGGGGAAAAGGCGCACGCGTAACTTCAGTATCTTCCACTCAGGGTCGCTCTTCTCGACGGTCACGATTGGTCTAACGGGGGGAGTCATGCTTGAGCACATGAACGGACTGGCCGGCTTTCAGGGCTGGCGATGGATGTTCTTCGCTCAGGCCATCCCTACGGTCGTGTTGGCGTGCGTCGCGTTCATGATACTTCCGGATCTGCCCCGCGGCGCCAAGTGGCTCTCGGCGCGACAGCGTACGCTCGTCGAGGATGATCTCCAAAAGAACGCCGAAACGATGAACGATACCGGCGCAGACGAGCGTCCTCTGTTACTCAACCCCGCCGTCTGGATCTTGAGCGCCGCCTACTTCTGCCTCCTTGCCGCCGCGGCGGCACTGTTTTTCTTCTCCCCGACGATACTTCGTGAGGCGGGATTCGGCGGATACAAAGAGATTGGCCATGCAGTCGCTGGAGCCTGCATTTTAGGGGCATTGGGCAATGTGCTCATCTGTAGCATCGGGGGCAGTCCGCAGCGTCGACGGCTCTACTGTGCGCTGGCGTCGGTCTTTACTGCGGCGAGCCTCTCGGCGCTCGTTTTCGTATGGCACAGCAGTACTACCGCGACGTTTTTCCTGCTTGTTCTTGGCTTCGGGGGAACGGGAGCAGGTATAACGCTCTTCTGGCAAATGTCTGTCAGCCTCCTCAGCGGTAAGTCGCTAGTGGTCGGCGTGCCGTTGATCAGTTCTGTCGCCAACGTCGCCGGCTTCGTTACGCCTTTTCTGATCGGGTATGTCCGCGACGCAACGGGAGCTTACGCGAGCGGGTTCATCATGATTGCCTGTGTCCAGGCACTTGGCGTTGTGGTTCTCCTTTTTGGCGTCCAGCGCATTGTCAGAAGGCGATCGCCCGTTGACGATGTATCGGTTCGATGCCCAACGTGA
- a CDS encoding CoA transferase, producing the protein MAGPLEGLKVVDFSRVLAGPLCARTLADLGADVIKIEPPRPDVSRAAFPNLDGMSGYYAQQNSGKRNISIDLNAPGAREFVLRLCDEADIIVENFRAGTLKGFGLDYDTLSRRNPKLVYVSITGYGQHGPWASRMAYAPTVQAETGFTHNTLRHFDSAGGGRRWTDPLSHADVYAGLQATIAVLAAVRRREVTGRGQYIDVAMAAVMLSINERAHLDLAGVDTGAEPGILGAADGPHFVGPGGEEFVAAQSIVGSNTFPNYLRAMRRMDLAQDPRFSTAERRLQNYKALHAVLQTWMLSFRDLKTLDAQLDEAKIAIGQIRALKELAETDWAKQWGAVHEITDRRGGSYLIHGYPWHFSDDELGMRSAPAFRGEHNEQVFREAGLADTAIRNAIDTGILVGGPPPSAKEIDTTVLAEAQSN; encoded by the coding sequence ATGGCCGGACCGCTCGAAGGACTCAAGGTCGTCGACTTTTCCCGTGTGCTGGCCGGTCCGCTGTGTGCGCGGACGCTAGCCGATCTCGGCGCCGACGTGATTAAGATCGAGCCGCCGCGGCCCGACGTGTCGCGTGCTGCGTTCCCGAATCTCGACGGCATGTCCGGCTACTACGCTCAGCAGAATAGCGGCAAGCGCAATATCAGCATCGATCTGAACGCACCGGGCGCACGTGAGTTCGTGCTACGCCTGTGCGACGAAGCCGACATCATCGTCGAAAACTTTCGGGCCGGTACGCTCAAGGGTTTTGGACTCGACTACGACACGCTTTCCCGGCGCAATCCAAAGCTGGTCTACGTTTCGATCACAGGCTACGGGCAACACGGCCCGTGGGCGTCGCGCATGGCCTACGCGCCGACCGTGCAGGCCGAAACGGGATTCACGCACAACACGCTGCGACATTTCGACAGCGCGGGCGGCGGCCGCAGATGGACCGATCCCCTGTCGCACGCGGACGTCTATGCGGGCCTCCAAGCGACCATCGCCGTGCTCGCGGCAGTGCGCAGGCGTGAAGTCACCGGGCGCGGCCAATACATCGACGTCGCGATGGCGGCCGTAATGCTGTCGATCAACGAGCGCGCTCACCTTGATCTCGCGGGTGTCGATACGGGCGCTGAGCCGGGCATCCTCGGTGCCGCCGACGGACCGCATTTCGTCGGCCCCGGTGGCGAAGAGTTTGTGGCGGCGCAAAGCATCGTCGGCAGCAACACGTTTCCGAATTACTTGCGCGCAATGCGCCGTATGGACCTTGCGCAGGATCCGCGTTTCAGCACCGCTGAGCGCCGCCTGCAGAACTACAAGGCACTGCACGCAGTGCTCCAGACGTGGATGCTGTCGTTCCGCGATCTCAAGACGCTCGATGCGCAACTCGACGAGGCCAAGATCGCGATTGGCCAGATTCGTGCGCTGAAGGAATTGGCCGAGACCGATTGGGCAAAGCAATGGGGTGCGGTGCACGAGATCACGGATCGCCGCGGCGGCTCGTATCTGATACACGGCTATCCATGGCACTTTTCCGATGACGAGCTTGGAATGCGCAGCGCGCCCGCGTTTCGCGGCGAGCACAACGAGCAGGTGTTCCGCGAAGCGGGCCTGGCGGATACCGCAATCCGCAATGCAATCGATACCGGCATTCTGGTCGGCGGCCCGCCACCGTCCGCGAAGGAGATCGACACCACTGTTCTTGCGGAAGCACAGTCCAACTAG
- a CDS encoding enoyl-CoA hydratase/isomerase family protein — MDEAIVVSELKDHVTVLTMNHRPHNLMGPTLYRALLDEFDAAVNRGSRAILLRSGLRHFSAGAEVALFPDRIAKQGKALMDPLEVLRGFETLPIPIVVAVNGTCLGGGFEVALACDFSVVAESAKIGSVEVALGLHPLLGGVQRQVMRAGPARAKELALLGRRYDAATLERWGLINLVVPDDKLDEVALSVAQELAAGPTIAHAATKQLVRVAVNEGVAAADEAMFELQKPIWASQDLKRGLEAFDKAGPGTAIFEGN; from the coding sequence ATGGACGAAGCAATTGTTGTGAGCGAACTTAAAGATCATGTGACGGTTCTTACGATGAACCATCGCCCACATAACCTGATGGGTCCGACGCTGTATCGCGCGCTACTCGATGAATTCGACGCGGCCGTGAATCGCGGCTCGCGCGCGATCCTGCTGCGCAGCGGTCTGCGGCACTTCTCGGCCGGCGCCGAAGTGGCGCTTTTTCCGGATCGCATTGCCAAGCAAGGCAAGGCGCTGATGGATCCGCTTGAGGTGCTTCGTGGCTTCGAGACACTACCGATCCCGATCGTTGTCGCGGTGAACGGCACATGCCTCGGCGGTGGCTTCGAAGTGGCGCTCGCCTGTGACTTCAGCGTAGTTGCCGAATCGGCCAAGATCGGCTCGGTCGAGGTCGCACTCGGTTTGCATCCGCTGCTCGGCGGCGTCCAGCGTCAGGTGATGCGAGCAGGTCCAGCGCGTGCGAAAGAACTCGCGTTGCTCGGTCGCCGTTACGACGCGGCCACGCTCGAACGCTGGGGCCTGATCAATCTCGTTGTGCCCGACGACAAGCTCGATGAAGTGGCGCTGTCGGTTGCGCAGGAACTGGCCGCCGGTCCGACCATCGCGCATGCGGCCACCAAGCAACTCGTGCGGGTCGCGGTCAACGAGGGCGTAGCTGCTGCCGACGAGGCGATGTTCGAACTGCAAAAGCCGATCTGGGCGTCGCAGGATCTCAAACGTGGACTGGAGGCCTTCGATAAGGCTGGCCCGGGTACCGCCATTTTCGAAGGGAACTGA
- a CDS encoding DUF1330 domain-containing protein: MAKGYWVAAYRAVHDASKLAAYGVLATRVVKAAGGKFLVRGGEVVAFQAGLKERTVVVEFPSFEQALATFQSEAYQNALAVLGDGAERDARVVAGVDD, translated from the coding sequence ATGGCAAAGGGATATTGGGTGGCAGCGTATCGGGCGGTCCATGACGCAAGCAAGCTCGCGGCGTACGGCGTCCTCGCGACACGGGTGGTGAAAGCGGCGGGCGGAAAATTCCTCGTGCGAGGCGGCGAGGTCGTTGCGTTCCAGGCGGGTCTCAAGGAACGGACCGTCGTGGTCGAATTCCCGAGCTTTGAACAGGCTCTTGCCACGTTTCAGAGTGAGGCTTATCAGAATGCGTTGGCCGTACTGGGGGACGGAGCCGAAAGGGACGCGCGCGTCGTCGCGGGTGTCGACGACTGA
- a CDS encoding NAD-dependent succinate-semialdehyde dehydrogenase, translated as MPYTTINPATGEMLATYEDISDQLLEAKLAAAQRAFETDWRRRPVSDRARIVSRAAALLREKADEYAGYLTLEMGKRSGEARKEVESSATILDYYAKHAHAYLQPRPLAEAPGAAVHIEPIGVLFGIEPWNFPYYQIARVAGPQLMVGNVLLLKHAESVPQSALAFSRLFEEAGAPEGVYTNLFISIEQAGRVIDDPRVQGVTLTGSERAGTAVAERAGRNLKKVVLELGGSDPLIVLEDAPLDWAIQSAVAGRMLNAGQCCVGSKRIIVIGKARGDAFLEGFAKRMAALETGDPADPVTAVAPLSSERALKLLLEQIDRAASYGARIVCGGKRVERLGFYLQPTVLSDITPQNPIFAEELFGPVAAFHVVEDEAAAIALANGTPYGLGASVFTADTERGERVAAQIDSGMVFINQPFGTAAELPFGGIKRSGFGRELSQLGFDEFVNKKLIKVAPVGAAPFGPARAA; from the coding sequence ATGCCGTACACGACTATCAATCCTGCTACCGGCGAGATGCTCGCCACCTACGAGGACATATCCGACCAGTTGCTCGAAGCGAAGCTCGCTGCCGCACAGCGCGCTTTTGAAACCGACTGGCGCCGTCGTCCGGTCAGCGACCGGGCGCGCATTGTGTCGCGCGCGGCAGCGTTGTTGCGCGAGAAGGCCGACGAATACGCGGGCTATTTGACGTTGGAAATGGGCAAACGCAGCGGCGAAGCACGCAAGGAAGTGGAATCGTCGGCGACCATTCTCGACTACTACGCAAAGCATGCGCACGCCTATCTGCAACCGCGCCCACTCGCGGAAGCGCCCGGAGCAGCCGTGCACATCGAGCCAATCGGCGTGCTCTTCGGTATCGAGCCATGGAATTTTCCGTATTACCAGATTGCACGCGTAGCCGGACCGCAACTGATGGTGGGCAACGTCCTGCTGCTCAAGCATGCGGAAAGTGTGCCGCAATCGGCGTTGGCCTTCTCTCGGTTGTTCGAGGAAGCAGGCGCGCCCGAAGGCGTCTATACGAATCTGTTTATCTCGATCGAACAGGCCGGCCGAGTCATCGACGACCCGCGCGTCCAGGGAGTGACACTGACGGGCAGCGAGCGCGCTGGCACCGCGGTCGCTGAGCGTGCCGGCCGTAATCTGAAGAAGGTCGTGCTCGAACTGGGCGGCAGCGACCCGTTGATTGTACTCGAGGATGCGCCACTCGACTGGGCGATCCAAAGCGCGGTCGCTGGCCGCATGCTCAATGCGGGTCAATGCTGCGTGGGTTCCAAGCGCATCATCGTGATCGGCAAGGCGCGCGGCGACGCTTTCCTTGAAGGCTTCGCAAAGCGGATGGCAGCGCTCGAGACGGGCGATCCAGCCGATCCCGTGACCGCCGTCGCGCCGCTTTCGTCCGAACGCGCGTTGAAGCTGCTGCTTGAGCAGATCGATCGCGCGGCTTCATATGGCGCGCGCATCGTGTGTGGCGGCAAGCGCGTCGAGCGCTTGGGCTTCTACTTGCAGCCGACTGTTCTGTCGGATATCACGCCGCAAAATCCGATCTTCGCCGAAGAACTGTTCGGGCCGGTCGCCGCCTTCCACGTCGTCGAGGACGAAGCCGCCGCGATTGCGCTCGCCAACGGCACGCCGTACGGTCTCGGCGCGTCGGTGTTCACCGCGGATACCGAACGCGGCGAGCGGGTCGCCGCGCAGATCGACAGCGGCATGGTGTTCATCAATCAGCCGTTCGGCACGGCGGCGGAACTGCCGTTCGGTGGCATCAAGCGTTCTGGCTTTGGTCGAGAGCTTTCTCAGCTGGGCTTCGACGAGTTCGTCAACAAGAAGCTGATCAAGGTTGCCCCCGTCGGGGCAGCACCGTTCGGCCCCGCGCGGGCCGCCTGA